A genomic segment from Nitrospira sp. encodes:
- a CDS encoding ATP-grasp enzyme-like protein has translation MRVLVTDGDERAALAVTRALGRANVAVIVGAESQRSLAGSSRYCEQRVVYPSPYREPEQFVTCLLETVREHQVDALFPLSDIAMHVIGPEKSRFEAHTRVPTPDAEVFQDISDKYRLMRQAVEQGVPIPGTIFVPDGRLEGVIEGVMEFPVVVKPGCSLVKEDGRWTKTSVSYATSREELLRLYRNKPYLQQPSLIQQRVIGEGQGLFVLMQQGIPLGMFAHRRVRERPPSGGVSVLRESMALPKPMVESTLKLLQRVKWHGVAMVEFKVDAAGQAPMLMEINGRFWGSLQLAVDAGVNFPVLLLNMAMGRSETVPENGYRIGVRSRWLLGDLDQLLMRMVKNDRVLNLPPGAPSKVRSLLSFCRFFGRDLFYEIEQLDDLGPSRFELMRYVKLV, from the coding sequence GTGAGAGTGTTGGTTACCGACGGAGACGAGCGGGCGGCCCTCGCGGTCACGAGAGCGCTCGGTCGTGCAAATGTGGCGGTGATCGTCGGGGCAGAGTCTCAGCGATCCCTTGCAGGTTCTTCGCGCTATTGCGAGCAACGTGTTGTGTATCCCTCTCCCTATCGAGAACCGGAACAGTTCGTGACCTGTCTGCTGGAAACAGTTCGGGAACATCAGGTGGATGCATTGTTCCCGCTCTCCGATATTGCCATGCACGTCATTGGACCGGAGAAGAGCCGATTCGAAGCGCACACTCGTGTTCCGACTCCCGACGCCGAGGTATTTCAGGACATATCAGACAAATATCGATTGATGCGTCAGGCTGTGGAGCAGGGCGTTCCTATTCCCGGCACCATCTTCGTTCCCGATGGCCGTCTCGAAGGTGTGATCGAAGGCGTGATGGAGTTTCCGGTGGTAGTCAAGCCAGGGTGTTCGTTGGTAAAAGAAGACGGTCGATGGACGAAAACCTCAGTGAGTTATGCCACCTCTCGGGAAGAACTGCTGCGCCTGTACCGAAACAAGCCGTATCTGCAGCAGCCGTCGCTCATTCAACAGCGTGTTATCGGTGAAGGGCAGGGTCTCTTTGTGCTGATGCAGCAGGGCATACCGTTGGGTATGTTTGCCCACCGACGGGTACGTGAGCGTCCGCCGTCCGGCGGGGTGAGTGTTTTGCGCGAGAGTATGGCCTTGCCCAAACCCATGGTTGAATCGACGCTTAAACTTTTGCAGCGCGTGAAGTGGCATGGTGTGGCGATGGTGGAGTTCAAGGTCGATGCAGCCGGTCAAGCGCCGATGTTGATGGAAATCAACGGGCGGTTTTGGGGGTCGTTGCAGTTGGCTGTGGATGCGGGCGTAAACTTCCCGGTTCTTCTGTTGAATATGGCGATGGGCAGATCTGAGACCGTACCGGAAAACGGCTATCGCATCGGGGTGAGATCAAGGTGGCTGCTGGGCGATTTGGACCAACTGCTGATGCGAATGGTGAAGAACGATCGTGTCCTCAACCTTCCGCCTGGTGCGCCCTCGAAGGTCAGGTCACTGCTGTCCTTCTGTCGGTTTTTCGGGCGGGATCTGTTTTATGAAATCGAACAACTCGACGATCTCGGTCCAAGTCGCTTCGAACTCATGCGGTACGTCAAGTTGGTCTAG
- a CDS encoding putative xylanase/chitin deacetilase: MTTVLGALKFTIRRMVAGAFYTSSLYRWRHRGKVVVLTYHRVLTADEVSDQCVQPGMYVLDDVFARHMRFVKDNFTVLSLSELLNLWQKDRWDTQARYCVMTFDDGWLDNYRHAYPILKRLDIPATIFLPTDYVGRDEWFWPDQLSFLLKVAAGRHAKGESTKNVEGVLSHFLNGDVPAPIESPACQEQMIDRIIERCKYLPIEKIRELVAGLSDELRVSLPKERVIVNWDEVREMSRHGVSFGSHSCSHRIMTTITPDQVSDELERSRRVLLEQGVNYVPVFCYPNGNSDPRIQQQVRACGYEAAVGVRTGIEGHTPENRYAIRRVGIHNDVTETIPLFSFRLLGPLSVTAAHQ, translated from the coding sequence ATGACGACCGTTCTTGGAGCGCTAAAATTTACGATTCGTCGCATGGTAGCGGGGGCTTTCTATACCTCCTCTCTGTATCGATGGCGACATCGAGGGAAAGTCGTCGTTCTGACGTATCACCGGGTGTTGACTGCCGACGAAGTTTCCGATCAGTGCGTGCAGCCAGGGATGTACGTGCTTGACGACGTCTTCGCTCGGCACATGAGGTTTGTTAAAGATAACTTTACGGTTCTGTCTCTGTCGGAGCTCCTCAATCTGTGGCAAAAGGATCGATGGGATACGCAGGCTCGATATTGTGTCATGACGTTCGATGACGGGTGGTTGGACAACTATCGCCATGCGTACCCCATCCTGAAGCGGCTGGACATTCCCGCGACTATTTTCCTTCCGACGGATTATGTGGGCAGGGATGAATGGTTCTGGCCGGATCAGTTGTCTTTCCTGTTGAAGGTTGCCGCCGGCAGGCATGCCAAGGGTGAATCGACAAAAAACGTTGAGGGCGTGCTGTCTCATTTTTTGAATGGGGATGTTCCTGCGCCCATTGAATCGCCGGCCTGCCAAGAGCAGATGATCGATCGGATCATTGAGCGTTGCAAGTACCTGCCGATCGAGAAGATCCGTGAATTAGTCGCCGGTTTGTCGGACGAGTTGAGGGTGTCGCTGCCGAAGGAGCGGGTCATTGTGAATTGGGACGAGGTGAGGGAAATGTCCCGGCATGGTGTGTCATTCGGGTCCCATTCCTGTTCGCACCGCATCATGACCACGATCACGCCGGATCAGGTATCGGATGAGTTGGAAAGGTCGAGACGAGTGCTGTTGGAGCAGGGGGTGAACTACGTGCCGGTTTTTTGTTATCCCAACGGGAATAGCGATCCTCGCATCCAACAACAGGTGCGAGCATGTGGCTATGAGGCGGCGGTCGGAGTGCGGACCGGAATCGAGGGGCATACGCCGGAAAATCGCTATGCTATCCGGCGAGTGGGAATTCACAATGATGTGACGGAAACCATTCCGCTGTTTTCTTTTCGACTATTGGGCCCTCTATCGGTGACGGCTGCGCATCAATAA